The Nothobranchius furzeri strain GRZ-AD chromosome 8, NfurGRZ-RIMD1, whole genome shotgun sequence genome includes a region encoding these proteins:
- the LOC139071411 gene encoding uncharacterized protein produces the protein MSGEDDVLRARDATVISDGEWEEIPIEEITCKTPIPLDDLSKINRAVENLKKEGVQPYPGSDNFYPTTPPSTSRTVLHSYQPSHTVRSHANANVKAVRYRNITPQTILEAEQRPTAYAPPISQPPPPPTPSHAQTDEQHPTAASISPPTPPPPPPPSPAQEQSDSDSETAERAPEQPAEQPTTDEENAPPPAPVQSKLNLYI, from the exons acgctactgtcatatcggacggcgagtgggaagaaattcctattgaggaaatAACTTGTAAAACTCCGATCCCTctcgatgatttgtctaaaattaatcgtgcggtcgagaatctga aaaaggagggggttcaaccttaccccggaagtgataacttttacccaaccacgcctccatccaccagccgaaccgtcttacattcgtatcagcccagccataccgtcagatcacacgcgaatgcgaacgtgaaagctgttcgttacaggaacatcacgccacagacgatcctcgaagctg agcaacggccgacggcctacgcacccccaatatctcagcccccaccacctccaaccccttctcatgcgcagacggatg aacaacatccgacagccgcttcaatatctccgcccacacctcctcctcctcctcccccttctcctgcacagg aacaatccgacagcgactctgaaaccgctgaacgtgctcctgagcagccagccg aacaacccacgaccgacgaagagaacgcaccacctcctgcacctgtacagagtaagttaaatttatatatataa